From Maniola hyperantus chromosome 28, iAphHyp1.2, whole genome shotgun sequence, one genomic window encodes:
- the LOC117994963 gene encoding zinc finger protein 678-like isoform X1 has protein sequence MEDDAKLTLKKICCTCLSVDRKLNQLCKLKDGVNNLFSLVSVDSEAYEIVWFQAMFRRDGTQLYICWECDALMRRQRRFINQVCVAQTQLSQIVEGQIVLKPQNSLSKLTTIHQNSYHKEFIFHDITIDNFIDCGPDINIPVKSETPLIDTDYELASLSDGESTIDNIEDVTVSENKLEIKPLDFNKIKSKVKSIDNIDEIELLENKLKVSINKRGLVKRKVDNEIEVVKKVKSQSEFNNINITVVDKKIEIKPLEKNRKLKNERTVKDSKGLDKNIVIETIWNKRKVKKEEEFIKEDGFCRMRMTEEELLDSIERRKAENDYVLASYKCESCVEVFKDQNDLEEHNSKSHLQKSKLIQCDICQVYIKFWWLAEHKDEHYVKYQCNKCSEVCYNVIDMLAHLKNIHEMKNMLTKDIIRTLKRRAQQTKPNLAPRKSDIPDEQINEEFPSGYKCAECNKYFENRYQRYKHVVRVHREGHKCDTCGKTFAFKNTLNKHVQIHAAPQPTEQCTVCGKMVRRDGMRAHARIHGSRATFHCVACDKRFVSRDSYEKHLKYSSRHATTDVRKYKCTMCDKGFRTATALSDHVNYNHMGKTQHKCPICHKALATRRCVTRHVSRAHLGIKEKSGDKILCQTCGKAFRDTKCLREHELIHTGEKPLSCDLCGRTFRQSACLYTHKRRVHKVTPARLRVRHTTTDGDAREITSEINQLASIN, from the exons atgGAAGACGACGCAAAACTAACGTTAAAAAAGATCTGTTGTACATGCCTAAGTGTTGATCGCAAATTAAATCAGCTTTGCAAGCTCAAAGATGGTGTAAACAACTTGTTTTCTTTAGTGTCAGTGGACTCGGAGGCATATGag atTGTGTGGTTCCAGGCCATGTTCAGGAGAGATGGGACCCAGCTGTACATCTGTTGGGAGTGTGATGCGCTCATGAGGAGGCAACGGAGGTTCATCAACCAAGTGTGCGTTGCTCAGACACAACTGTCTCAAATTGTTGAAGGTCAAATTGTT TTAAAACCACAAAATAGTCTATCAAAACTAACTACGATTCACCAAAACTCTTACCACAAAGAATTTATATTTCACGATATTACCATAGACAATTTCATAGATTGCGGACCTGATATAAACATTCCAGTTAAATCAGAAACACCTTTAATAGACACAGATTATGAATTGGCTAGTTTAAGTGACGGAGAATCAACCATAGATAACATAGAAGACGTTACAGTATCAGAAAACAAATTAGAAATAAAACCTCttgactttaataaaataaaatcaaaagtaAAATCCATAGACAACATAGATGAGATAGAAttattagaaaataaattaaaagttagtATCAATAAAAGAGGTCTAGTTAAAAGAAAAGTTGATAATGAAATTGAAGTTGTGAAAAAAGTGAAGAGTCAATCTGaattcaataatattaatataacagTAGTAGAtaagaaaatagaaataaaacccCTTGAAAAgaatagaaaattaaaaaatgaaagGACAGTTAAAGATTCTAAAGgattagataaaaatatagtaatagaAACTATATGGAACAAAAGAAAAGTAAAGAAAGAAGAGGAATTCATAAAAGAAGATGGTTTCTGTAGAATGAGAATGACTGAAGAAGAATTATTAGATAGTATTGAGAGAAGGAAGGCGGAAAATGATTATGTGCTTGCTTCATACAAATGTGAGTCTTGTGTCGAAGTGTTTAAGGACCAAAATGATTTGGAGGAACACAATTCTAAATCACATTTACAG aaatcaaAATTAATACAATGTGACATCTGTCAAGTTTACATCAAGTTCTGGTGGTTGGCGGAACACAAGGACGAACATTATGTCAAATATCAATGTAACAAATGTAGTGAAGTATGTTATAATGTGATAGATATGTTGGCACATTTGAAGAACATACATGAGATGAAGAATATGTTAACTAAGGATATCATTAGAACG CTCAAAAGAAGAGCTCAACAAACGAAACCTAATTTGGCGCCAAGAAAGAGCGATATACCAGACGAACAGATAAACGAGGAGTTCCCATCAGGATATAAATGTGCCGAGTGCAATAAGTATTTTGA GAACAGATACCAGCGATACAAACACGTTGTGAGGGTGCACAGGGAGGGACATAAGTGCGACACGTGCGGCAAAACATTCGCGTTCAAGAACACGCTCAATAAGCATGTACA GATCCACGCGGCTCCCCAACCAACGGAACAGTGTACCGTCTGCGGCAAAATGGTTCGTCGCGACGGCATGAGAGCGCACGCGCGTATACACGGCAGTCGCGCGACCTTCCACTGCGTCGCGTGCGACAAGCGATTCGTGTCGCGCGACTCCTACGAGAAGCATCTCAAGTACTCCAGCAGGCACGCGACCACCGATGTACGCAA ATACAAATGCACAATGTGCGACAAAGGGTTCCGCACAGCAACCGCACTGAGCGACCACGTGAACTATAACCATATGGGGAAGACGCAGCACAAGTGCCCTATATGTCACAAG GCTCTGGCGACTCGTCGCTGCGTGACGCGACACGTCAGTCGCGCGCACCTCGGCATCAAGGAGAAGTCGGGCGACAAGATACTGTGCCAGACTTGCGGGAAGGCTTTCAGG GACACGAAGTGTCTCCGCGAACACGAGCTAATACATACGGGAGAGAAACCTCTCTCCTGCGACCTGTGCGGACGCACGTTCCGGCAGTCTGCGTGTCTGTACACGCACAAGCGTCGCGTGCACAAGGTGACGCCCGCCAGGCTGCGCGTGCGACACACGACGACAGACGGCGACGCGCGGGAGATAACAAGCGAAATAAACCAATTGGCTTCAATAAATTGA
- the LOC117994963 gene encoding zinc finger protein 714-like isoform X3 → MEDDAKLTLKKICCTCLSVDRKLNQLCKLKDGVNNLFSLVSVDSEAYEIVWFQAMFRRDGTQLYICWECDALMRRQRRFINQVCVAQTQLSQIVEGQIVLKPQNSLSKLTTIHQNSYHKEFIFHDITIDNFIDCGPDINIPVKSETPLIDTDYELASLSDGESTIDNIEDVTVSENKLEIKPLDFNKIKSKVKSIDNIDEIELLENKLKVSINKRGLVKRKVDNEIEVVKKVKSQSEFNNINITVVDKKIEIKPLEKNRKLKNERTVKDSKGLDKNIVIETIWNKRKVKKEEEFIKEDGFCRMRMTEEELLDSIERRKAENDYVLASYKCESCVEVFKDQNDLEEHNSKSHLQKSKLIQCDICQVYIKFWWLAEHKDEHYVKYQCNKCSEVCYNVIDMLAHLKNIHEMKNMLTKDIIRTLKRRAQQTKPNLAPRKSDIPDEQINEEFPSGYKCAECNKYFENRYQRYKHVVRVHREGHKCDTCGKTFAFKNTLNKHVQYKCTMCDKGFRTATALSDHVNYNHMGKTQHKCPICHKALATRRCVTRHVSRAHLGIKEKSGDKILCQTCGKAFRDTKCLREHELIHTGEKPLSCDLCGRTFRQSACLYTHKRRVHKVTPARLRVRHTTTDGDAREITSEINQLASIN, encoded by the exons atgGAAGACGACGCAAAACTAACGTTAAAAAAGATCTGTTGTACATGCCTAAGTGTTGATCGCAAATTAAATCAGCTTTGCAAGCTCAAAGATGGTGTAAACAACTTGTTTTCTTTAGTGTCAGTGGACTCGGAGGCATATGag atTGTGTGGTTCCAGGCCATGTTCAGGAGAGATGGGACCCAGCTGTACATCTGTTGGGAGTGTGATGCGCTCATGAGGAGGCAACGGAGGTTCATCAACCAAGTGTGCGTTGCTCAGACACAACTGTCTCAAATTGTTGAAGGTCAAATTGTT TTAAAACCACAAAATAGTCTATCAAAACTAACTACGATTCACCAAAACTCTTACCACAAAGAATTTATATTTCACGATATTACCATAGACAATTTCATAGATTGCGGACCTGATATAAACATTCCAGTTAAATCAGAAACACCTTTAATAGACACAGATTATGAATTGGCTAGTTTAAGTGACGGAGAATCAACCATAGATAACATAGAAGACGTTACAGTATCAGAAAACAAATTAGAAATAAAACCTCttgactttaataaaataaaatcaaaagtaAAATCCATAGACAACATAGATGAGATAGAAttattagaaaataaattaaaagttagtATCAATAAAAGAGGTCTAGTTAAAAGAAAAGTTGATAATGAAATTGAAGTTGTGAAAAAAGTGAAGAGTCAATCTGaattcaataatattaatataacagTAGTAGAtaagaaaatagaaataaaacccCTTGAAAAgaatagaaaattaaaaaatgaaagGACAGTTAAAGATTCTAAAGgattagataaaaatatagtaatagaAACTATATGGAACAAAAGAAAAGTAAAGAAAGAAGAGGAATTCATAAAAGAAGATGGTTTCTGTAGAATGAGAATGACTGAAGAAGAATTATTAGATAGTATTGAGAGAAGGAAGGCGGAAAATGATTATGTGCTTGCTTCATACAAATGTGAGTCTTGTGTCGAAGTGTTTAAGGACCAAAATGATTTGGAGGAACACAATTCTAAATCACATTTACAG aaatcaaAATTAATACAATGTGACATCTGTCAAGTTTACATCAAGTTCTGGTGGTTGGCGGAACACAAGGACGAACATTATGTCAAATATCAATGTAACAAATGTAGTGAAGTATGTTATAATGTGATAGATATGTTGGCACATTTGAAGAACATACATGAGATGAAGAATATGTTAACTAAGGATATCATTAGAACG CTCAAAAGAAGAGCTCAACAAACGAAACCTAATTTGGCGCCAAGAAAGAGCGATATACCAGACGAACAGATAAACGAGGAGTTCCCATCAGGATATAAATGTGCCGAGTGCAATAAGTATTTTGA GAACAGATACCAGCGATACAAACACGTTGTGAGGGTGCACAGGGAGGGACATAAGTGCGACACGTGCGGCAAAACATTCGCGTTCAAGAACACGCTCAATAAGCATGTACA ATACAAATGCACAATGTGCGACAAAGGGTTCCGCACAGCAACCGCACTGAGCGACCACGTGAACTATAACCATATGGGGAAGACGCAGCACAAGTGCCCTATATGTCACAAG GCTCTGGCGACTCGTCGCTGCGTGACGCGACACGTCAGTCGCGCGCACCTCGGCATCAAGGAGAAGTCGGGCGACAAGATACTGTGCCAGACTTGCGGGAAGGCTTTCAGG GACACGAAGTGTCTCCGCGAACACGAGCTAATACATACGGGAGAGAAACCTCTCTCCTGCGACCTGTGCGGACGCACGTTCCGGCAGTCTGCGTGTCTGTACACGCACAAGCGTCGCGTGCACAAGGTGACGCCCGCCAGGCTGCGCGTGCGACACACGACGACAGACGGCGACGCGCGGGAGATAACAAGCGAAATAAACCAATTGGCTTCAATAAATTGA
- the LOC117994963 gene encoding zinc finger protein 510-like isoform X4 yields the protein MEDDAKLTLKKICCTCLSVDRKLNQLCKLKDGVNNLFSLVSVDSEAYEIVWFQAMFRRDGTQLYICWECDALMRRQRRFINQVCVAQTQLSQIVEGQIVLKPQNSLSKLTTIHQNSYHKEFIFHDITIDNFIDCGPDINIPVKSETPLIDTDYELASLSDGESTIDNIEDVTVSENKLEIKPLDFNKIKSKVKSIDNIDEIELLENKLKVSINKRGLVKRKVDNEIEVVKKVKSQSEFNNINITVVDKKIEIKPLEKNRKLKNERTVKDSKGLDKNIVIETIWNKRKVKKEEEFIKEDGFCRMRMTEEELLDSIERRKAENDYVLASYKCESCVEVFKDQNDLEEHNSKSHLQKSKLIQCDICQVYIKFWWLAEHKDEHYVKYQCNKCSEVCYNVIDMLAHLKNIHEMKNMLTKDIIRTLKRRAQQTKPNLAPRKSDIPDEQINEEFPSGYKCAECNKYFENRYQRYKHVVRVHREGHKCDTCGKTFAFKNTLNKHVQIHAAPQPTEQCTVCGKMVRRDGMRAHARIHGSRATFHCVACDKRFVSRDSYEKHLKYSSRHATTDIQMHNVRQRVPHSNRTERPREL from the exons atgGAAGACGACGCAAAACTAACGTTAAAAAAGATCTGTTGTACATGCCTAAGTGTTGATCGCAAATTAAATCAGCTTTGCAAGCTCAAAGATGGTGTAAACAACTTGTTTTCTTTAGTGTCAGTGGACTCGGAGGCATATGag atTGTGTGGTTCCAGGCCATGTTCAGGAGAGATGGGACCCAGCTGTACATCTGTTGGGAGTGTGATGCGCTCATGAGGAGGCAACGGAGGTTCATCAACCAAGTGTGCGTTGCTCAGACACAACTGTCTCAAATTGTTGAAGGTCAAATTGTT TTAAAACCACAAAATAGTCTATCAAAACTAACTACGATTCACCAAAACTCTTACCACAAAGAATTTATATTTCACGATATTACCATAGACAATTTCATAGATTGCGGACCTGATATAAACATTCCAGTTAAATCAGAAACACCTTTAATAGACACAGATTATGAATTGGCTAGTTTAAGTGACGGAGAATCAACCATAGATAACATAGAAGACGTTACAGTATCAGAAAACAAATTAGAAATAAAACCTCttgactttaataaaataaaatcaaaagtaAAATCCATAGACAACATAGATGAGATAGAAttattagaaaataaattaaaagttagtATCAATAAAAGAGGTCTAGTTAAAAGAAAAGTTGATAATGAAATTGAAGTTGTGAAAAAAGTGAAGAGTCAATCTGaattcaataatattaatataacagTAGTAGAtaagaaaatagaaataaaacccCTTGAAAAgaatagaaaattaaaaaatgaaagGACAGTTAAAGATTCTAAAGgattagataaaaatatagtaatagaAACTATATGGAACAAAAGAAAAGTAAAGAAAGAAGAGGAATTCATAAAAGAAGATGGTTTCTGTAGAATGAGAATGACTGAAGAAGAATTATTAGATAGTATTGAGAGAAGGAAGGCGGAAAATGATTATGTGCTTGCTTCATACAAATGTGAGTCTTGTGTCGAAGTGTTTAAGGACCAAAATGATTTGGAGGAACACAATTCTAAATCACATTTACAG aaatcaaAATTAATACAATGTGACATCTGTCAAGTTTACATCAAGTTCTGGTGGTTGGCGGAACACAAGGACGAACATTATGTCAAATATCAATGTAACAAATGTAGTGAAGTATGTTATAATGTGATAGATATGTTGGCACATTTGAAGAACATACATGAGATGAAGAATATGTTAACTAAGGATATCATTAGAACG CTCAAAAGAAGAGCTCAACAAACGAAACCTAATTTGGCGCCAAGAAAGAGCGATATACCAGACGAACAGATAAACGAGGAGTTCCCATCAGGATATAAATGTGCCGAGTGCAATAAGTATTTTGA GAACAGATACCAGCGATACAAACACGTTGTGAGGGTGCACAGGGAGGGACATAAGTGCGACACGTGCGGCAAAACATTCGCGTTCAAGAACACGCTCAATAAGCATGTACA GATCCACGCGGCTCCCCAACCAACGGAACAGTGTACCGTCTGCGGCAAAATGGTTCGTCGCGACGGCATGAGAGCGCACGCGCGTATACACGGCAGTCGCGCGACCTTCCACTGCGTCGCGTGCGACAAGCGATTCGTGTCGCGCGACTCCTACGAGAAGCATCTCAAGTACTCCAGCAGGCACGCGACCACCGAT ATACAAATGCACAATGTGCGACAAAGGGTTCCGCACAGCAACCGCACTGAGCGACCACGTGAACTATAA
- the LOC117994963 gene encoding zinc finger protein 678-like isoform X2 — MEDDAKLTLKKICCTCLSVDRKLNQLCKLKDGVNNLFSLVSVDSEAYEAMFRRDGTQLYICWECDALMRRQRRFINQVCVAQTQLSQIVEGQIVLKPQNSLSKLTTIHQNSYHKEFIFHDITIDNFIDCGPDINIPVKSETPLIDTDYELASLSDGESTIDNIEDVTVSENKLEIKPLDFNKIKSKVKSIDNIDEIELLENKLKVSINKRGLVKRKVDNEIEVVKKVKSQSEFNNINITVVDKKIEIKPLEKNRKLKNERTVKDSKGLDKNIVIETIWNKRKVKKEEEFIKEDGFCRMRMTEEELLDSIERRKAENDYVLASYKCESCVEVFKDQNDLEEHNSKSHLQKSKLIQCDICQVYIKFWWLAEHKDEHYVKYQCNKCSEVCYNVIDMLAHLKNIHEMKNMLTKDIIRTLKRRAQQTKPNLAPRKSDIPDEQINEEFPSGYKCAECNKYFENRYQRYKHVVRVHREGHKCDTCGKTFAFKNTLNKHVQIHAAPQPTEQCTVCGKMVRRDGMRAHARIHGSRATFHCVACDKRFVSRDSYEKHLKYSSRHATTDVRKYKCTMCDKGFRTATALSDHVNYNHMGKTQHKCPICHKALATRRCVTRHVSRAHLGIKEKSGDKILCQTCGKAFRDTKCLREHELIHTGEKPLSCDLCGRTFRQSACLYTHKRRVHKVTPARLRVRHTTTDGDAREITSEINQLASIN, encoded by the exons atgGAAGACGACGCAAAACTAACGTTAAAAAAGATCTGTTGTACATGCCTAAGTGTTGATCGCAAATTAAATCAGCTTTGCAAGCTCAAAGATGGTGTAAACAACTTGTTTTCTTTAGTGTCAGTGGACTCGGAGGCATATGag GCCATGTTCAGGAGAGATGGGACCCAGCTGTACATCTGTTGGGAGTGTGATGCGCTCATGAGGAGGCAACGGAGGTTCATCAACCAAGTGTGCGTTGCTCAGACACAACTGTCTCAAATTGTTGAAGGTCAAATTGTT TTAAAACCACAAAATAGTCTATCAAAACTAACTACGATTCACCAAAACTCTTACCACAAAGAATTTATATTTCACGATATTACCATAGACAATTTCATAGATTGCGGACCTGATATAAACATTCCAGTTAAATCAGAAACACCTTTAATAGACACAGATTATGAATTGGCTAGTTTAAGTGACGGAGAATCAACCATAGATAACATAGAAGACGTTACAGTATCAGAAAACAAATTAGAAATAAAACCTCttgactttaataaaataaaatcaaaagtaAAATCCATAGACAACATAGATGAGATAGAAttattagaaaataaattaaaagttagtATCAATAAAAGAGGTCTAGTTAAAAGAAAAGTTGATAATGAAATTGAAGTTGTGAAAAAAGTGAAGAGTCAATCTGaattcaataatattaatataacagTAGTAGAtaagaaaatagaaataaaacccCTTGAAAAgaatagaaaattaaaaaatgaaagGACAGTTAAAGATTCTAAAGgattagataaaaatatagtaatagaAACTATATGGAACAAAAGAAAAGTAAAGAAAGAAGAGGAATTCATAAAAGAAGATGGTTTCTGTAGAATGAGAATGACTGAAGAAGAATTATTAGATAGTATTGAGAGAAGGAAGGCGGAAAATGATTATGTGCTTGCTTCATACAAATGTGAGTCTTGTGTCGAAGTGTTTAAGGACCAAAATGATTTGGAGGAACACAATTCTAAATCACATTTACAG aaatcaaAATTAATACAATGTGACATCTGTCAAGTTTACATCAAGTTCTGGTGGTTGGCGGAACACAAGGACGAACATTATGTCAAATATCAATGTAACAAATGTAGTGAAGTATGTTATAATGTGATAGATATGTTGGCACATTTGAAGAACATACATGAGATGAAGAATATGTTAACTAAGGATATCATTAGAACG CTCAAAAGAAGAGCTCAACAAACGAAACCTAATTTGGCGCCAAGAAAGAGCGATATACCAGACGAACAGATAAACGAGGAGTTCCCATCAGGATATAAATGTGCCGAGTGCAATAAGTATTTTGA GAACAGATACCAGCGATACAAACACGTTGTGAGGGTGCACAGGGAGGGACATAAGTGCGACACGTGCGGCAAAACATTCGCGTTCAAGAACACGCTCAATAAGCATGTACA GATCCACGCGGCTCCCCAACCAACGGAACAGTGTACCGTCTGCGGCAAAATGGTTCGTCGCGACGGCATGAGAGCGCACGCGCGTATACACGGCAGTCGCGCGACCTTCCACTGCGTCGCGTGCGACAAGCGATTCGTGTCGCGCGACTCCTACGAGAAGCATCTCAAGTACTCCAGCAGGCACGCGACCACCGATGTACGCAA ATACAAATGCACAATGTGCGACAAAGGGTTCCGCACAGCAACCGCACTGAGCGACCACGTGAACTATAACCATATGGGGAAGACGCAGCACAAGTGCCCTATATGTCACAAG GCTCTGGCGACTCGTCGCTGCGTGACGCGACACGTCAGTCGCGCGCACCTCGGCATCAAGGAGAAGTCGGGCGACAAGATACTGTGCCAGACTTGCGGGAAGGCTTTCAGG GACACGAAGTGTCTCCGCGAACACGAGCTAATACATACGGGAGAGAAACCTCTCTCCTGCGACCTGTGCGGACGCACGTTCCGGCAGTCTGCGTGTCTGTACACGCACAAGCGTCGCGTGCACAAGGTGACGCCCGCCAGGCTGCGCGTGCGACACACGACGACAGACGGCGACGCGCGGGAGATAACAAGCGAAATAAACCAATTGGCTTCAATAAATTGA
- the LOC138404378 gene encoding uncharacterized protein — MNLFFGIVTTKASNPRSVNVALETSLVFQPGEENLFINKIRSFIDQIEQAITPVKDFLRTTDDKNKPKIFSEFIEKITRSIIKYGDDDLEDVAKTLANEAENVLNTIEVLNENTKQSIVMILKKYSRADADQIRNNLQNALNGHEIIITKLADKFDGYYDDNDKAKLDKLIDKSDKFAKDESEYAKTDIQTMVKDFVNILKDKYDTLDETAKVQIDRDFGNILQYVDLSKIFLNDRNAESKSKLSKHQRSITKKGNLKKTKEIIVNKNIEIFVKSFENVKNGTEKVKKKHHSKENLEINTLDNQSVYLSTVLDDFNRS, encoded by the exons ATGAATCTATTCTTTGgcatag TTACAACGAAAGCTTCGAATCCTAGAAGCGTAAACGTAGCGTTGGAAACCTCGCTTGTTTTCCAGCCCGGCGAagaaaacttatttataaacaaaatcCGTAGTTTCATAGACCAAATAGAACAAGCTATAACACCCGTTAAAGATTTTCTAAGAACCACAgatgataaaaataaaccaaaaatattttctgaatttattgaaaaaataacCCGTAGTATCATTAAATATGGCGACGATGATTTAGAAGATGTAGCGAAAACTTTAGCAAATGAAGcagaaaatgttttaaatacaATAGAAGTATTAAACGAAAACACTAAACAATCTATTGTGATGATATTAAAGAAATATTCTAGAGCTGACGCAGATCAAATACGTAATAATCTACAAAATGCTTTGAATGGGCATGaaattataattactaaattgGCTGATAAGTTTGATGGTTATtacgatgataatgataaagCCAAATTGGATAAACTAATTGATAAATCTGATAAATTTGCTAAAGACGAATCCGAATATGCcaaaacagacatacagactaTGGTTAAAGACTTTGTTAATATTTTGAAAGATAAATACGATACTTTAGACGAAACAGCTAAAGTTCAAATAGATAGAGATTTTGGTAACATACTTCAATATGTTGATTTaagcaaaatatttttgaatgatAGAAACGCTGAATCAAAAAGTAAACTATCCAAACATCAGAGAAGTATAACTAAAAAgggaaatttaaagaaaacaaaGGAAATAATCGTAAATAAGAACATAGAAATATTTGTTAAAAGTttcgaaaatgtaaaaaatggcacggaaaaagtaaagaaaaagcatCATTCtaaagaaaatttagaaattaatacACTTGACAATCAGAGTGTATATTTATCTACAGTTTTAGATGACTTTAATAGATCTTAA